The following are from one region of the Prosthecobacter debontii genome:
- a CDS encoding L-lactate MFS transporter encodes MSFLSRAATIAGPGFSRWLVPPAAIAVHMCIGQVYSFSVFNKPLSAELGVPVSSVNWAYQIALVMLGLSAAFFGKWVERSGPRKTMVVSCLCFCGGLFLAAFGVQMKSLALLHLGYGVVGGIGLGLGYIAPVSTLVKWFPDRPGMATGMAIMGFGGGALIGSPLGQELMKHFASDADTGAFSALLTMAAIYAAFMIAGALIVRVPAADWKPEGWVPKTQTNSMVTSASVSVDTAWKTPQFWLLWTVLCMNVSAGIGILGRAADMCQDMFGVSAAIGAGFTGLLSIFNMGGRFLWSSTSDLTGRKMIYSIYFLLGTVLYALLPWTQETQNRTFFVIFTAVIISMYGGGFATIPAYLKDLFGTYQVGAIHGRLITAWSMAAVIGPTLINGFYDQRVAAGVPKAQAYNNTFYLMCGLLMIGLIANLLVRPVHPKHHVK; translated from the coding sequence ATGTCCTTTCTCTCCCGCGCCGCAACCATCGCCGGGCCGGGATTCTCCCGGTGGCTCGTCCCGCCTGCGGCCATCGCCGTGCACATGTGCATCGGCCAAGTTTACAGCTTCAGCGTCTTCAATAAGCCGCTGAGCGCCGAGCTGGGTGTGCCTGTCTCCAGTGTGAATTGGGCTTATCAAATCGCCCTCGTCATGCTGGGGCTTTCTGCCGCGTTCTTCGGCAAGTGGGTGGAGCGCTCAGGCCCACGCAAGACCATGGTGGTGAGCTGCCTATGCTTCTGTGGCGGTCTGTTTCTCGCGGCCTTCGGCGTGCAAATGAAGTCGCTGGCTTTACTGCACTTGGGTTATGGGGTCGTCGGTGGCATCGGGCTGGGTTTGGGCTACATCGCGCCGGTTTCCACGCTCGTGAAGTGGTTTCCAGATCGCCCCGGCATGGCGACAGGCATGGCCATCATGGGCTTCGGAGGTGGGGCATTGATCGGAAGCCCGCTCGGGCAGGAGCTGATGAAGCACTTTGCCTCCGATGCCGATACGGGAGCCTTCTCCGCCCTGCTCACCATGGCGGCGATCTATGCCGCGTTCATGATCGCAGGAGCCCTCATCGTGCGTGTGCCTGCGGCGGATTGGAAGCCTGAGGGATGGGTGCCGAAAACTCAGACCAACAGCATGGTCACCAGTGCCAGTGTGTCCGTGGATACCGCTTGGAAGACGCCTCAATTCTGGCTGCTCTGGACCGTGCTGTGCATGAATGTGAGCGCAGGCATCGGCATCCTGGGACGCGCTGCGGATATGTGTCAGGACATGTTTGGCGTCAGTGCCGCCATCGGTGCAGGCTTCACCGGGCTGCTGAGCATCTTCAATATGGGCGGTCGTTTCCTCTGGTCCTCCACCTCAGACCTCACCGGGCGGAAGATGATCTACAGCATCTATTTCCTGCTCGGCACGGTATTGTATGCCCTATTGCCCTGGACGCAGGAGACCCAAAACCGCACGTTCTTCGTCATCTTCACGGCGGTGATCATCAGCATGTATGGAGGCGGCTTTGCCACCATTCCCGCGTATCTCAAAGACCTCTTTGGCACCTATCAAGTCGGCGCCATCCACGGCCGCCTCATCACCGCCTGGAGCATGGCCGCCGTGATTGGCCCCACTCTCATCAATGGCTTTTATGACCAACGTGTCGCCGCCGGTGTGCCCAAAGCCCAGGCGTATAACAACACCTTCTACCTCATGTGCGGCCTGCTGATGATCGGCCTCATCGCCAATCTCCTCGTGCGTCCGGTGCATCCGAAACACCATGTGAAATGA
- a CDS encoding ArnT family glycosyltransferase yields the protein MSLGSRALPHWLILLVVTLALYLPGTGTIPLTDRDEPRFARATVEMMERGTWLVPYFNGEYRFDKPPLTYWWMRLHHELGGINEGMARLHSVVAVWLTAWIIASLGTRLHDRRAGLLSGIVWLTTLQVLVHGRLCVADMPLLLCLTLMGRALVELLWLSPEPKRPWGRWFWVLYIALGMGFLAKGPLAWLVPAVALGLARWWGREKLPWRHLQCLSGLALALLIVAAWGIPALIETHGLFWKVGMGEHVVKRGTEVLNGRRFIPLIYYPLTSLISLFPWVGLAWPVWRFTRSRWRPVTAFLLGWLAAPYVIFSFYATQLPHYVMPAFPAAALLVGAWLASTRETFGEGFRLPRLHLVLVVLLGLIGLGLAGVSRTASGLLSPVLLWAGILFVVLAFAGARLPHWVVQPRVWIGPTLALMMFGFTLERLAHSLREGNATLQAQAALDSATDDIAATACLGWDYTEPSLVFYTGRTWEFTGKLERVERFLNEHPQACVVALSQEWTLEGWLKARWSGSTTVLPTRDASAKVEALLIRHPGLQVKKVSGLNAARMSWVQLQVLVQPPKPVTP from the coding sequence ATGTCTCTCGGCTCTCGTGCACTTCCTCATTGGCTCATTCTCCTCGTGGTGACGCTGGCGCTTTACCTGCCCGGCACCGGCACCATTCCGCTGACGGATCGTGATGAGCCGCGTTTTGCCCGAGCTACCGTGGAGATGATGGAGCGCGGCACCTGGCTGGTGCCCTATTTCAATGGAGAATACCGGTTTGATAAACCTCCACTCACCTACTGGTGGATGCGTCTGCACCATGAGTTGGGCGGTATCAATGAAGGGATGGCACGGCTGCACAGTGTCGTGGCCGTGTGGCTCACGGCCTGGATCATCGCCAGCCTCGGCACTCGCTTGCATGACCGCCGGGCAGGGCTGCTATCGGGCATCGTCTGGCTGACCACGCTCCAGGTGCTGGTGCATGGGCGGCTCTGTGTGGCGGACATGCCTCTGCTGCTGTGCCTCACGCTGATGGGGCGGGCGCTGGTGGAACTCTTATGGTTGAGTCCTGAACCCAAGAGACCTTGGGGCCGATGGTTTTGGGTGCTGTATATCGCGCTTGGCATGGGCTTTCTCGCCAAAGGTCCGCTCGCATGGCTGGTGCCTGCCGTGGCGCTCGGGCTCGCGCGCTGGTGGGGGCGTGAGAAATTACCCTGGCGGCATCTGCAATGTCTGTCGGGGTTGGCCTTGGCCCTCCTCATTGTGGCGGCCTGGGGCATTCCGGCGTTGATCGAGACTCATGGGCTGTTCTGGAAGGTGGGGATGGGAGAGCATGTGGTGAAACGTGGCACGGAAGTGCTCAATGGCCGCCGTTTCATCCCCCTCATCTATTACCCTCTGACCTCACTCATCAGCCTCTTTCCCTGGGTCGGCCTGGCCTGGCCGGTGTGGCGCTTCACTCGTTCACGGTGGCGTCCGGTAACAGCGTTTTTGCTGGGCTGGTTGGCCGCTCCGTATGTCATTTTTTCATTCTATGCCACTCAACTCCCTCACTATGTGATGCCCGCTTTTCCTGCGGCGGCTCTGCTGGTGGGGGCTTGGCTGGCGAGCACGCGTGAGACCTTCGGCGAAGGCTTCCGGTTGCCCCGTCTGCATCTGGTTCTGGTGGTGTTGCTCGGCCTCATCGGCCTGGGGCTGGCCGGAGTCAGCCGCACGGCATCCGGCCTCCTGAGCCCGGTTCTTCTCTGGGCAGGGATTCTGTTCGTCGTGCTAGCCTTTGCAGGGGCACGCCTGCCTCATTGGGTGGTGCAGCCGCGTGTGTGGATCGGGCCCACACTCGCGCTGATGATGTTTGGCTTCACCCTGGAGCGCCTAGCGCACTCTCTACGGGAAGGCAACGCCACCCTTCAGGCCCAGGCGGCGCTGGATTCAGCCACGGATGACATCGCCGCTACCGCTTGCTTGGGGTGGGATTACACCGAGCCCAGTCTGGTGTTTTACACCGGTCGCACGTGGGAGTTCACTGGCAAGCTGGAGCGAGTTGAGCGCTTTTTAAACGAGCATCCGCAAGCCTGCGTGGTGGCTCTGAGCCAGGAGTGGACGCTGGAGGGTTGGCTAAAAGCCCGATGGTCGGGTTCGACGACTGTTCTCCCCACCCGGGATGCCTCTGCCAAGGTGGAGGCCCTGCTCATCCGCCACCCAGGACTCCAGGTGAAGAAGGTCAGCGGCCTGAATGCAGCCCGGATGAGTTGGGTGCAGCTTCAAGTGCTGGTGCAGCCGCCCAAACCGGTTACGCCTTGA
- a CDS encoding MFS transporter small subunit has product MKAVLIWLIVILPLSWGVTRSVQKSLPLFGIESSAGAK; this is encoded by the coding sequence ATGAAAGCCGTCCTCATCTGGCTCATCGTTATCCTGCCTCTGTCCTGGGGGGTCACCCGGTCCGTGCAGAAATCTCTGCCGCTGTTTGGCATCGAAAGCTCAGCGGGAGCCAAGTGA
- a CDS encoding GYF domain-containing protein, with protein sequence MTNMLYLSRSFVEIGPFSAEELSSFFVRGVLKDTDYVRAESADEWLHVNDWVASLTPAAPVAEAPAPAAAAKKAPAKKAAAKTAAKKAPAKKAAKKSA encoded by the coding sequence ATGACGAACATGCTCTACCTTAGCCGCTCCTTTGTTGAAATTGGTCCCTTCTCTGCAGAAGAACTTTCCAGCTTCTTCGTGCGTGGCGTTCTCAAAGATACAGATTACGTCCGCGCCGAGTCCGCCGATGAATGGCTTCACGTGAATGACTGGGTGGCCAGCCTCACCCCAGCCGCCCCGGTAGCCGAGGCACCTGCACCTGCCGCCGCCGCGAAAAAGGCCCCCGCGAAGAAAGCCGCTGCGAAAACGGCAGCTAAAAAAGCTCCGGCGAAAAAAGCCGCCAAGAAAAGCGCCTGA
- the trpE gene encoding anthranilate synthase component I produces the protein MSAPHLQPDLATFRSLAQKGNLVPVVAELTADYETPLSAFQKIHDGRCGFLLESAELTQHSGRYSLLGSSPRMIFTARGKEIEIEERGKTRTFTTTTDPLEELKKLMAPFQPLESHPIPVFHGGAVGYLAYDMVRFFEPTLSPPPKDELGLPEMVYMITDTVVIFDHRTRKMSLVANVHTDEHADLETAYAWAQAQIATLIEKLSQPLAVKPLQTIAPVSNDQLPPPVSNTTQAEYEGMVLKMKEYIGAGDIFQGVPSQRFETDYSGTPMDLYRALRHVNPSPYMFCLQFPQGFSLVGSSPEVHVKCLNGRIDIRPIAGTRWRGQTKAEDDALADELLNDPKERAEHIMLVDLARNDVGRVAEYGTVKVSDLMIIERYSHVMHIVSNVDGQLSPDKDAYDVMRATFPAGTVSGSPKVRAMEIINEVEKSKRNAYAGAVGYFGFDGNLDSCIALRTCVLKDGKAYVQAGAGVVADSDPTYEYRETVNKATGMLRAIEWARQLGA, from the coding sequence ATGTCCGCTCCGCATCTCCAGCCTGACCTCGCCACCTTTCGCAGCCTCGCGCAGAAGGGTAACCTCGTGCCGGTGGTGGCGGAACTGACAGCCGACTACGAAACGCCGCTCTCGGCTTTCCAAAAGATCCATGACGGACGCTGCGGGTTCCTGCTGGAATCGGCCGAACTCACCCAGCACTCGGGACGCTACAGCCTGCTCGGCAGTTCTCCGCGCATGATCTTCACCGCTCGGGGTAAGGAGATTGAGATCGAAGAGCGGGGCAAAACCCGCACCTTCACCACGACCACCGACCCCCTGGAAGAGCTGAAAAAGCTCATGGCTCCGTTCCAGCCTCTGGAGTCGCACCCCATCCCGGTTTTCCACGGCGGGGCCGTCGGATATCTGGCCTATGACATGGTGCGTTTCTTTGAGCCCACGCTTTCTCCACCGCCGAAGGATGAGCTGGGTCTGCCGGAGATGGTTTACATGATCACGGATACGGTTGTCATCTTCGATCACCGCACCCGCAAGATGTCCCTGGTGGCCAATGTGCACACCGATGAGCATGCGGATCTGGAGACGGCCTATGCCTGGGCTCAGGCGCAGATCGCCACGCTGATCGAAAAGCTCTCGCAGCCTCTGGCCGTAAAGCCGCTGCAAACCATCGCCCCGGTTAGCAACGATCAACTGCCGCCGCCCGTCAGCAACACCACCCAGGCTGAATACGAAGGCATGGTGCTGAAGATGAAAGAATACATCGGCGCAGGAGACATCTTCCAGGGCGTGCCTTCACAACGCTTCGAGACGGACTACAGCGGCACGCCGATGGATCTCTACCGGGCACTCCGGCACGTGAATCCCTCCCCTTACATGTTCTGCCTCCAGTTCCCGCAGGGCTTCTCCCTGGTGGGCAGCTCGCCCGAGGTGCATGTGAAATGCCTGAATGGCCGCATTGATATCCGCCCCATCGCTGGCACCCGCTGGAGGGGGCAAACCAAGGCGGAAGATGATGCCCTGGCGGATGAACTGCTCAACGATCCCAAGGAGCGTGCTGAGCACATCATGCTCGTGGACCTGGCCCGCAACGATGTGGGCCGCGTGGCTGAATACGGCACCGTCAAGGTCAGCGACCTCATGATCATCGAGCGCTATAGCCACGTCATGCACATCGTCAGCAACGTGGACGGGCAGCTCAGCCCTGACAAAGATGCCTATGACGTCATGCGTGCTACCTTCCCGGCAGGCACCGTCAGCGGAAGCCCCAAGGTGCGTGCCATGGAGATCATCAATGAAGTGGAGAAGAGCAAACGGAATGCCTATGCCGGTGCCGTGGGTTACTTCGGCTTCGATGGTAACCTGGACTCCTGCATCGCCCTGCGCACCTGCGTGCTGAAGGACGGGAAAGCCTATGTGCAAGCCGGAGCCGGTGTCGTTGCCGATTCCGACCCCACCTACGAATACCGCGAGACGGTGAACAAGGCCACCGGCATGCTCCGCGCCATCGAGTGGGCACGTCAGCTCGGGGCCTAG